A stretch of Helicobacter pylori oki112 DNA encodes these proteins:
- a CDS encoding phosphopentomutase, translated as MQKRVIILLLDSFGIGASEDAKDFGDLGANTLGNIAKACFNNLANSNDRNGALKLPYLESLGLGLSALKVANELPLGFELKPNLIGAYTYAQELSSAKDTISGHWEMMGAPVLFEWGYFKDKTHSFPKEILDEIMHKTKIKGYLGNCHASGTEIIKDLGEKHLETLYPIFYTSADSVFQIAAHEEKFGLDNLYALCEEAFQILEPLKIARVIARPFIGANRESFKRTANRKDYAIKPHKKLLFETFIEEKQGEVISIGKIADIYAHVGITQKFKAGSLMELCDVTLERVKNAPNNSLIFTNFVHFDSDYGHRRDVSGYANALEYFDMRLKEILDNLRENDLLILCADHGCDPSFKGTDHTREYIPVLFYHKDLQPAFLGKSDSFADIGQSIAHFLGLSPLDYGKNLLNFKGQP; from the coding sequence ATGCAAAAAAGAGTAATAATCTTATTATTAGATTCTTTTGGTATAGGGGCTAGCGAAGACGCTAAAGATTTTGGCGATTTGGGGGCGAACACTTTAGGCAATATCGCTAAGGCTTGTTTTAATAACTTGGCTAATTCTAACGATCGCAATGGGGCTTTGAAACTGCCTTATTTAGAGAGTTTGGGTTTAGGTTTGAGCGCTTTAAAAGTCGCAAATGAATTGCCCTTAGGCTTTGAATTGAAACCCAATTTAATAGGGGCTTACACTTATGCACAAGAACTTTCTAGCGCTAAGGATACGATTTCTGGACATTGGGAGATGATGGGTGCGCCCGTTCTTTTTGAATGGGGGTATTTTAAAGACAAAACCCATTCGTTTCCTAAAGAAATTTTAGATGAAATCATGCACAAAACTAAGATTAAGGGCTATTTAGGGAATTGCCACGCATCAGGGACAGAAATCATTAAAGATTTAGGCGAAAAGCATTTAGAAACTTTATACCCCATTTTTTACACTTCAGCGGATTCGGTGTTTCAAATCGCTGCACATGAAGAAAAGTTTGGGCTGGATAATTTATACGCTCTTTGTGAAGAAGCGTTTCAAATTCTAGAGCCTTTAAAGATCGCCAGAGTGATCGCACGCCCCTTTATTGGCGCAAATAGAGAGAGTTTCAAACGCACCGCTAATCGCAAAGACTATGCGATAAAGCCCCATAAAAAATTGCTTTTTGAAACATTCATTGAAGAAAAGCAAGGCGAAGTCATCAGCATTGGAAAAATCGCTGATATTTACGCTCATGTGGGGATCACTCAAAAATTCAAAGCCGGTAGTTTAATGGAATTATGCGATGTTACTTTAGAGCGAGTCAAAAACGCCCCAAACAACAGCTTGATTTTTACGAATTTTGTGCATTTTGATAGCGATTATGGGCATCGGCGCGATGTTAGCGGGTATGCTAACGCTTTAGAGTATTTTGATATGCGCTTAAAAGAGATTTTAGACAATTTAAGGGAAAACGATTTGCTCATTCTTTGTGCCGATCATGGGTGTGATCCTAGCTTTAAAGGCACCGATCACACACGAGAATACATTCCTGTTTTGTTCTATCACAAGGATTTACAACCAGCCTTTTTAGGCAAGAGCGATTCGTTTGCGGATATTGGGCAGAGTATCGCTCACTTTTTGGGATTAAGCCCCCTAGATTATGGCAAAAACTTATTAAACTTTAAAGGACAACCATGA
- a CDS encoding NupC/NupG family nucleoside CNT transporter: MIFSSLFSVVGMAVLFLIAWVFSGNKRAINYRTIISAFVIQVALGALALYVPLGREMLQGLASGIQSVISYGYEGVRFLFGNLAPNAKGDQGIGGFIFAINVLAIIIFFASLISLLYYLKIMPLVINLIGGALQKCLGTSKAESMSAAANIFVAHTEAPLVIKPYLKSMSDSEIFAVMCVGMASVAGPVLAGYASMGIPLPYLIAASFMSAPGGLLFAKIIYPQNETISSHADVSAEKHVNAIEAIANGASTGLNLALHVGAMLLAFVGMLALINGLLGVVGGFLGMEHLSLGLILGTLLKPLAFMLGIPWSQAGIAGEIIGIKIALNEFVGYMQFLPYLGDNPPLILSEKTKAIITFALCGFANLSSVAMLIGGLGSLVPKKKDLIIRLALKAVLVGTLSNFMSATIAGLFIGLNAH; encoded by the coding sequence ATGATTTTTAGCTCTCTTTTTAGTGTTGTAGGGATGGCGGTGCTTTTTCTTATTGCTTGGGTGTTTTCTGGCAATAAAAGGGCTATTAATTATCGCACGATTATTAGCGCGTTTGTGATCCAGGTGGCTTTAGGGGCGTTGGCTTTATATGTGCCTTTGGGTAGGGAAATGCTGCAAGGCTTAGCTAGTGGCATACAAAGCGTGATTTCTTACGGCTATGAAGGGGTGCGTTTTTTATTTGGCAATCTCGCTCCAAACGCTAAGGGCGATCAAGGGATAGGAGGCTTTATTTTTGCGATCAATGTTTTAGCGATCATTATCTTTTTTGCTAGCTTGATTTCACTTCTATATTATTTAAAAATCATGCCTTTAGTCATCAATCTCATCGGTGGGGCGTTGCAAAAATGCTTAGGCACTTCTAAAGCAGAAAGCATGAGCGCAGCGGCTAATATTTTTGTAGCGCACACAGAAGCGCCCTTAGTCATTAAACCTTATTTGAAAAGCATGAGCGATTCAGAGATTTTTGCGGTCATGTGCGTGGGCATGGCTAGCGTTGCGGGGCCTGTGTTAGCCGGGTATGCGAGCATGGGCATTCCTTTGCCTTATTTAATAGCCGCATCGTTTATGTCCGCTCCTGGGGGGTTGTTGTTCGCTAAAATCATTTACCCGCAAAACGAAACCATTTCTAGCCATGCAGATGTTTCTGCAGAAAAGCATGTCAATGCCATAGAAGCTATCGCTAATGGGGCAAGCACAGGGCTAAATTTAGCCTTGCATGTGGGAGCGATGCTTTTAGCCTTTGTGGGAATGCTCGCGCTCATTAACGGGCTTTTAGGGGTTGTAGGGGGGTTTTTAGGCATGGAGCATTTGTCTTTAGGGTTGATTTTAGGCACGCTCTTAAAACCCTTAGCCTTTATGCTAGGCATTCCTTGGAGTCAGGCTGGGATTGCCGGAGAAATCATAGGCATTAAAATTGCGCTCAATGAATTTGTGGGCTATATGCAATTTTTGCCTTATTTGGGCGATAACCCTCCTTTAATCTTGAGCGAGAAAACTAAAGCGATCATCACTTTTGCGTTGTGCGGGTTTGCTAACTTAAGCTCAGTCGCTATGCTCATTGGAGGGCTTGGCAGTTTAGTGCCTAAAAAGAAGGATCTCATTATAAGGCTTGCTTTAAAAGCGGTGCTTGTAGGCACGCTTTCTAATTTCATGAGCGCGACTATCGCCGGGTTATTCATAGGACTAAACGCTCATTAA
- a CDS encoding MFS transporter: protein MRFLGLFIVLPVISLYADSFHSSSPLLVGLAVGGAYLTQIVFQTPMGILSDKIGRKVVVMVCLLLFLAGSLVCFMANDIITLVIGRFIQGMGALGGVISAMVADEVKEEERTKAMAIMGAFIFISFTISMAIGPGVVAFFGGAKWLFLLTTILTLLSLLMLLKVKDAPKISYQIKNIKAYQPNSKALYLLYLSSFFEKAFMTLIFVLIPLALVNEFYKDESFLILVYVPGALLGVLSMGVASVMAEKYNKPKGVMLSGVLLFIVSYLCLFLADSSFLGKYLWLFIVGVAFFFIGFATLEPIMQSLASKFAKVHEKGKVLGQFTTFGYLGSFVGGVSGGLSYHHLGVSNTSLIVVALGLIWGLSLFLLHNPSKQKNVYFPLDAYNEEQFETLGDKIIEWYVNISEEIIIVKYNSDHISEEEIIHLAQSFRK, encoded by the coding sequence TTGCGGTTTTTGGGGCTTTTTATTGTTTTGCCGGTCATTAGTTTGTATGCGGATAGTTTCCATTCAAGCAGTCCCTTACTCGTGGGGTTGGCTGTGGGCGGAGCGTATCTTACGCAAATTGTTTTTCAAACCCCCATGGGCATTCTTAGCGATAAGATAGGCCGTAAAGTGGTGGTTATGGTGTGCTTGTTGTTGTTTTTAGCCGGCTCGTTAGTGTGCTTTATGGCGAATGATATTATTACGCTCGTTATAGGGCGTTTCATTCAAGGCATGGGGGCTTTAGGGGGGGTTATTAGTGCGATGGTGGCTGATGAAGTGAAAGAAGAAGAGCGCACCAAAGCCATGGCGATCATGGGGGCGTTTATTTTCATTAGCTTCACTATAAGCATGGCGATTGGCCCTGGGGTTGTGGCGTTTTTTGGGGGGGCAAAATGGCTCTTTTTACTCACTACGATCTTAACTTTATTGAGTTTATTGATGCTTTTAAAAGTCAAAGACGCCCCTAAAATTTCTTACCAGATCAAAAACATAAAAGCTTATCAACCCAACTCTAAAGCCTTGTATCTTTTGTATCTAAGCTCTTTTTTTGAAAAAGCGTTCATGACGCTTATTTTTGTGCTGATCCCCTTAGCCTTAGTGAATGAATTTTATAAAGATGAAAGCTTTTTGATCTTGGTGTATGTGCCTGGAGCCTTATTAGGGGTTTTAAGCATGGGAGTAGCGAGCGTTATGGCTGAAAAATACAATAAGCCTAAAGGGGTGATGCTTTCTGGCGTATTGTTGTTTATTGTGAGTTATTTGTGCTTGTTTTTAGCCGACTCTAGCTTTTTAGGGAAATATTTATGGCTTTTTATTGTTGGGGTGGCGTTTTTCTTTATTGGTTTTGCCACCTTAGAGCCTATCATGCAATCTTTAGCGTCTAAATTCGCCAAAGTGCATGAAAAAGGCAAGGTTTTAGGGCAATTCACTACTTTTGGCTATTTAGGGAGCTTTGTTGGGGGCGTGAGCGGAGGGTTAAGCTATCATCATTTAGGCGTTTCTAACACAAGCTTAATCGTTGTAGCTTTAGGGCTTATTTGGGGGCTATCGCTCTTTTTACTCCATAACCCTTCCAAGCAAAAAAATGTCTATTTCCCCTTAGACGCTTACAATGAGGAACAATTTGAAACTTTAGGAGACAAAATCATTGAATGGTATGTCAATATTAGCGAAGA
- the hopQ gene encoding Hop family adhesin HopQ produces the protein MKKTKKTILLSLTLAASLLHAEDNGVFLSVGYQIGEAVQKVKNADKVQKLSDAYEQLSRLLTNDNGTNSKTSAQAINQAVNNLNERAKTLAGGTTNSPAYQATLLALRSVLGLWNSMGYAVICGGYTKSPGENNQKNFHYTDENGNGTTINCGGSTNSNGTHSSNGTNTLKADKNVSLSIEQYEKIHESYQILSKALKQAGLAPLNSKGEKLEAHVTTSKYQQDDQTKTTTSVIDTTNDAQNLLTQAQTIVNTLKDYCPMLIAKSSSGSSGGATTNTPSWQTAGGGKNSCATFGAEFSAASDMINNAQKIVQETQQLSANQPKNITQPHNLNLNTPSSLTALAQKMLKNAQSQAEILKLANQVESDFNKLSSGHLKDYIGKCDASAISSANMTMQNQKNNWGNGCAGVEETQSLLKTSTADFNNQTPQINQAQNLANTLIQELGNNPFRNMGMIASSTTNNGAMNGLGVQVGYKQFFGEKKRWGLRYYGFFDYNHAYIKSNFFNSASDVWTYGVGSDLLFNFINDKNTNFLGKNNQISFGLFGGIALAGTSWLNSQFVNLKTISNVYSTKVNTANFQFLFNLGLRTNLARPKKKDSHHAAQHGMELGVKIPTINTNYYSFLDTKLEYRRLYSVYLNYVFAY, from the coding sequence ATGAAAAAAACGAAAAAAACGATTCTACTTTCTCTAACTCTTGCGGCATCACTCTTGCATGCTGAAGACAACGGCGTTTTTTTAAGCGTGGGTTATCAAATCGGTGAAGCGGTTCAAAAAGTGAAAAACGCCGACAAGGTGCAAAAACTTTCAGACGCTTATGAACAATTAAGCCGGCTTTTAACCAACGATAATGGCACAAACTCAAAGACAAGCGCGCAAGCGATCAACCAAGCGGTTAATAATTTGAACGAACGCGCAAAAACTTTAGCCGGTGGGACAACCAATTCCCCTGCCTATCAAGCCACGCTTTTAGCGTTGAGATCGGTGTTAGGGCTATGGAATAGCATGGGTTATGCGGTCATATGCGGAGGCTATACCAAAAGTCCAGGCGAAAACAATCAAAAAAATTTCCACTACACCGATGAGAATGGCAACGGCACTACAATCAATTGCGGTGGGAGCACAAATAGTAATGGCACTCATAGTTCTAATGGCACAAATACATTAAAAGCAGACAAAAATGTCTCTCTATCTATTGAGCAATATGAAAAAATCCATGAATCCTATCAGATTCTTTCAAAAGCTTTAAAACAAGCTGGGCTTGCTCCTTTAAATAGCAAAGGGGAAAAATTAGAAGCGCATGTAACCACATCAAAGTATCAACAAGATGATCAAACTAAAACGACAACTTCTGTTATTGATACGACTAATGATGCGCAAAATCTTTTGACTCAAGCGCAAACGATTGTCAATACCCTTAAAGATTATTGCCCCATGTTGATAGCGAAATCTAGTAGTGGAAGTAGTGGCGGAGCTACTACAAACACCCCTTCATGGCAAACAGCCGGTGGCGGCAAAAATTCATGTGCGACTTTTGGTGCGGAGTTTAGTGCCGCTTCAGACATGATTAATAATGCGCAAAAAATCGTTCAAGAAACCCAACAACTCAGCGCCAACCAACCAAAAAATATCACACAACCCCATAATCTCAACCTTAACACCCCTAGCAGTCTTACGGCTTTAGCTCAAAAAATGCTCAAAAACGCACAATCTCAAGCAGAAATTTTAAAACTAGCCAATCAAGTGGAGAGCGATTTTAACAAACTTTCTTCAGGCCATCTTAAAGACTACATAGGGAAATGCGATGCGAGCGCTATAAGCAGTGCGAATATGACAATGCAAAATCAAAAGAACAATTGGGGGAACGGGTGTGCTGGCGTGGAAGAAACTCAGTCTTTATTAAAAACAAGCACCGCTGATTTTAACAACCAAACGCCTCAAATCAATCAAGCGCAAAACCTAGCCAACACCCTTATTCAAGAACTTGGCAACAACCCTTTTAGGAATATGGGCATGATCGCTTCTTCAACCACGAATAACGGAGCGATGAATGGCCTTGGGGTGCAAGTGGGTTATAAGCAATTTTTTGGAGAAAAGAAAAGATGGGGGTTAAGGTATTATGGTTTCTTTGATTACAACCACGCCTATATCAAATCCAATTTCTTTAACTCGGCTTCTGATGTGTGGACTTATGGGGTGGGTAGCGATTTGTTGTTTAATTTCATCAATGATAAAAACACCAATTTCTTAGGCAAGAATAACCAGATTTCTTTTGGGCTTTTTGGAGGAATCGCCTTAGCAGGGACTTCATGGCTTAATTCTCAATTCGTGAATTTAAAAACCATCAGCAATGTCTATAGCACTAAAGTGAATACGGCTAACTTCCAATTTTTATTCAATTTGGGCTTGAGAACCAATCTCGCTAGACCTAAGAAAAAAGATAGTCATCATGCAGCTCAACATGGCATGGAATTGGGCGTGAAAATCCCTACCATTAACACGAATTACTATTCTTTTCTAGACACTAAACTAGAATATAGGAGGCTTTATAGTGTGTACCTCAATTATGTGTTTGCTTATTAA
- the deoD gene encoding purine-nucleoside phosphorylase translates to MTPHINAKIGDFYPQCLLCGDPLRVSYIAKKFLQDAKEITNVRNMLGFSGKYKGKGISLMGHGMGIASCTIYVTELIKTYQVKELLRIGTCGAISPKVGLKDIIMATGASTDSKTNRVRFLNHDLSATPDFELSLRAYQTAKRLGIDLKVGNVFSSDFFYSFETHAFDLMAQYNHLAIEMEAAGLYATAMELSAKALCLCSVSDHLITKEALSPKERVESFDNMIILALEMMS, encoded by the coding sequence ATGACCCCTCACATCAACGCTAAAATCGGCGATTTTTATCCTCAATGCCTTTTATGCGGCGATCCCTTAAGGGTGAGCTACATTGCAAAAAAATTTTTACAAGACGCTAAAGAGATCACGAATGTGCGTAACATGCTAGGCTTTAGCGGGAAGTATAAGGGTAAGGGGATTTCTTTAATGGGGCATGGCATGGGCATTGCGTCATGCACGATTTATGTTACCGAACTCATTAAAACCTATCAGGTTAAAGAGCTTTTAAGGATTGGCACTTGCGGGGCGATTAGCCCAAAAGTTGGTCTGAAAGACATTATCATGGCCACTGGAGCTTCAACGGATTCTAAAACCAATCGGGTGCGTTTTTTAAACCACGATTTGAGCGCAACGCCTGATTTTGAATTGAGTTTAAGAGCGTATCAAACAGCAAAGCGTTTGGGTATTGATTTGAAAGTGGGTAATGTTTTTTCAAGCGATTTTTTCTATTCTTTTGAAACGCATGCCTTTGATTTGATGGCCCAATACAACCATTTGGCTATTGAAATGGAAGCGGCAGGGTTATACGCCACGGCGATGGAATTGAGTGCTAAGGCTTTATGCTTATGCTCGGTTTCAGATCACTTAATCACTAAAGAAGCCTTAAGCCCTAAAGAAAGGGTAGAGAGCTTTGATAACATGATAATTTTGGCTTTAGAGATGATGAGTTAG